Proteins co-encoded in one Papaver somniferum cultivar HN1 chromosome 5, ASM357369v1, whole genome shotgun sequence genomic window:
- the LOC113281401 gene encoding uncharacterized protein LOC113281401: protein MLMARASSKFAVINQKPTRQMCLPLMEMKRSRKFCTSLKEIRLKSSETRETRSLEKEEALLGKKNKQTPLGTFKVLSYNVCFRDLELHERMEAIGDLIQLHSPDVVCLQEVTQEMYQIFKQSTWWWKAYRCSASYDFENVKPYFCMQLSKLTVKSYSCTPFSNSKMGRELCLTEIEVGGGRSKQLVIASSHLESPCPAPPTWTQMYSKERVAQAKEAMLILKGWPNVIFCGDMNWDEKKDGPFPLPEGWVDAWTELKPGDSGYTYDTKSNQMISANWPLRKRLDRFVCNFQDFKICEIEMIGLEAIPGLSYRKEKKIRGQLQQLMLPVLPSDHYGLLLTISNK from the exons ATGTTAATGGCACGGGCTTCTTCCAAATTTGCTGTTATAAACCAAAAGCCAACTCGGCAGATGTGTCTTCCACTAATGGAGATGAAAAGGTCTCGGAAATTCTGTACCTCGTTGAAGGAGATTcgtctaaagagctctgaaactcGGGAAACAAGATCATTGGAAAAAGAGGAAGCTTTATTAg GGAAGAAGAATAAACAAACGCCGTTGGGTACATTTAAGGTTTTGAGTTATAATGTCTGTTTTCGGGACTTAGAATTGCACGAGAGGATGGAAGCAATTGGTGATCTCATTCAACTACATTCGCCTGATGTTGTATGTTTACAAGAGGTTACACAAGAAATGTACCAGATTTTCAAACAGTCCACCTGGTGGTGGAAAGCATATCGATGTTCGGCTTCATATGATTTCGAGAATGTCAAACCTTATTTCTGTATGCAG TTGAGCAAATTAACAGTAAAATCTTATAGCTGTACACCCTTCAGCAACTCTAAAATGGGAAGAGAGTTATGTTTGACTGAGATTGAAGTTGGTGGTGGAAGGAGCAAGCAATTGGTCATTGCTTCTAGCCATCTCGAAAGCCCTTGTCCTGCCCCACCAACATGGACTCAGATGTACAGCAAAGAACGCGTAGCTCAAGCAAAAGAAGCCATGTTGATTCTGAAGGGTTGGCCTAATGTCATATTTTGTGGCGACATGAACTGGGATGAGAAGAAGGATGGTCCGTTTCCATTGCCTGAAGGATGGGTCGATGCTTGGACAGAGCTGAAGCCTGGAGATAGCGGATACACCTACGATACCAAGTCAAATCAGATGATATCTGCCAATTGGCCACTGAGGAAGCGATTAGATCGGTTTGTTTGCAATTTTCAAGATTTTAAAATATGTGAGATTGAAATGATTGGACTGGAAGCAATACCAGGCCTTTCATATCGTAAGGAGAAGAAAATAAGGGGTCAGTTGCAACAGCTGATGCTCCCTGTTTTGCCTAGTGATCACTATGGATTGCTCTTAACTATCTCCAACAAATGA